The Planococcus liqunii genome includes a region encoding these proteins:
- a CDS encoding winged helix-turn-helix transcriptional regulator, whose product MKVSPYIEASFQVLGKKWNGQLVHYLSLCENQTARFSDIKRDIKGITSRSLSLKLSELAEEGLIEKAVDSSASGAMSYRLTEKGSALADSLQPLQQWARQYMEIERPSDNESS is encoded by the coding sequence ATGAAAGTCTCTCCATATATAGAAGCGTCTTTTCAGGTGCTCGGGAAAAAATGGAACGGACAGCTCGTCCATTATTTATCGCTATGTGAAAACCAGACGGCGCGTTTTTCGGACATTAAGCGCGACATTAAGGGCATCACCTCCAGATCGCTGTCGCTGAAGCTTTCCGAACTTGCAGAAGAAGGTTTGATTGAGAAAGCCGTGGATAGCAGCGCATCCGGAGCTATGTCCTACCGCTTGACCGAAAAAGGCAGCGCTTTGGCAGACAGCCTCCAGCCCTTGCAGCAATGGGCCCGGCAGTACATGGAAATCGAACGCCCATCTGACAATGAATCCTCTTAA